A section of the Streptomyces xinghaiensis S187 genome encodes:
- a CDS encoding DUF5131 family protein: MSDRSSIEWTEATWNPTTGCDRVSAGCDNCYALTLAKRLKAMGSAKYQNDGDPRTSGPGFGLTVHPQALTVPLGWRAPRTVFVNSMSDLFHARVPLDYVRRVFDVMASTPQHTYQVLTKRARRLRQVADRLEWPANLWMGVSVETAKELPRVDDLRLVPAAVRFLSCEPLLGPLAGLDLSGIDWAIIGGESGPGARPMDLRWAADIVEQCRRSGTAPFVKQLGSCWDKAHHKDIERFPAALQVRDYPAVRNRAPA; this comes from the coding sequence GTGAGCGACCGCAGCTCGATCGAGTGGACCGAGGCGACCTGGAACCCCACGACGGGGTGCGACCGGGTGTCGGCCGGCTGCGACAACTGCTACGCCCTCACGCTGGCCAAGCGGTTGAAGGCGATGGGGTCGGCGAAGTACCAGAATGACGGTGATCCGCGGACCTCGGGCCCCGGCTTCGGGCTGACCGTGCACCCACAGGCGCTGACCGTGCCGTTGGGCTGGCGCGCACCGCGTACGGTGTTCGTCAATTCCATGAGCGACTTGTTCCACGCCCGGGTCCCGCTGGACTACGTGCGGCGCGTATTCGACGTCATGGCTTCCACGCCGCAGCACACCTACCAGGTCCTGACCAAGCGGGCGCGGCGGCTGCGGCAGGTCGCCGACCGGCTCGAATGGCCGGCGAATCTGTGGATGGGGGTATCCGTCGAAACCGCCAAGGAGCTGCCGCGCGTGGACGATCTGCGGCTGGTGCCGGCGGCGGTGCGGTTCCTGTCGTGCGAGCCACTCCTGGGGCCCCTTGCGGGTCTGGACCTCTCCGGCATCGACTGGGCGATCATCGGCGGCGAGTCGGGCCCCGGTGCCCGGCCGATGGACCTCCGCTGGGCCGCCGACATCGTCGAGCAGTGTCGCCGGTCCGGAACAGCGCCCTTCGTCAAGCAGCTCGGCTCGTGCTGGGACAAAGCGCACCACAAGGACATCGAGCGGTTCCCGGCTGCCCTGCAGGTGCGCGACTACCCCGCGGTCAGGAACCGGGCGCCCGCCTGA
- a CDS encoding three-Cys-motif partner protein TcmP — protein MGVLWKLEPATAAKHRLYQRYLDAWWPILLQTSQRTGYTRPRVTLLDAFAGPGRYEGGEPGSPVFILDRLLHHNAVERMHLSPQRVHLVFIEKDRARYEHLISELAGRFGPLDRLPVRVEVRRGEAGRDSLPLLTELGAWGHPILGIFDSWGSVNVPLEVMQRIACNRSSEVITTFGPNWFSRREELNAEVLDTVFGGRDHWRPAAEEARPDERWRAWLGTYRAALQRAGFGYQLQFQLVPRTGQPLYLVFGTGSDAGLKAMKEAMWKVDDRDGESFRDPRTRGAEAIGQLDLFQAGGALDPELQELVTQRLKLGSATVEALGRWLLTETARWMPTHALRAVRLMREDGSVVVQSAGKLTGKSQVGLPAAADAGSMLRRAPGS, from the coding sequence GTGGGGGTGCTTTGGAAACTGGAGCCGGCGACGGCGGCCAAGCATCGGCTCTACCAGCGGTACCTGGATGCGTGGTGGCCGATCCTGCTGCAGACCTCGCAGCGCACCGGGTACACCCGTCCCCGGGTGACGTTGCTGGACGCGTTCGCCGGCCCAGGCCGGTACGAGGGCGGTGAGCCCGGCTCGCCGGTGTTCATCCTGGACCGCCTCTTGCACCACAACGCTGTCGAACGGATGCACCTGAGTCCGCAGCGGGTGCATTTGGTCTTCATCGAGAAAGACCGCGCCCGCTACGAGCACCTGATTTCCGAACTCGCGGGCCGGTTCGGCCCGCTGGACCGGCTGCCGGTGCGGGTGGAGGTCCGGCGCGGGGAAGCCGGGCGGGACAGCCTGCCGCTGCTGACGGAGCTGGGTGCCTGGGGTCATCCGATTCTCGGGATCTTCGACAGCTGGGGCAGCGTGAACGTACCGCTGGAGGTGATGCAGCGGATCGCCTGTAACCGATCCAGCGAGGTCATCACCACTTTCGGGCCGAACTGGTTCAGCCGCCGCGAGGAACTCAACGCGGAGGTCCTGGACACGGTCTTCGGTGGCCGTGACCACTGGAGGCCGGCTGCCGAGGAAGCGCGGCCGGATGAGCGGTGGCGGGCCTGGCTGGGCACCTACCGCGCCGCGCTGCAGCGGGCGGGCTTTGGCTACCAGCTGCAATTCCAACTGGTCCCTCGCACCGGGCAGCCTCTCTACCTGGTCTTCGGCACCGGCAGCGACGCGGGATTGAAGGCGATGAAGGAGGCCATGTGGAAGGTCGACGATCGCGACGGTGAGAGTTTCCGCGATCCGCGCACCCGTGGAGCCGAGGCGATCGGGCAACTCGATCTCTTCCAGGCCGGCGGAGCTCTCGACCCGGAGCTGCAGGAACTGGTCACGCAGCGACTCAAGCTGGGCAGCGCCACGGTGGAGGCGCTGGGTAGATGGCTGCTGACCGAGACGGCCCGCTGGATGCCCACGCACGCGCTGAGGGCAGTACGGCTGATGCGCGAGGACGGCTCCGTCGTCGTCCAGTCGGCAGGCAAGCTGACCGGCAAGAGCCAGGTCGGTCTGCCGGCCGCGGCCGACGCGGGCTCCATGCTCAGGCGGGCGCCCGGTTCCTGA